Sequence from the Acidimicrobiia bacterium genome:
AAGCTCGCCCACCTGGTCGACGACAAGATCCACGCCCGCTCGACCGGCCCGTACTCGATGATCACCCAGCAGCCGCTCGGCGGGAAGGCGCAGTTCGGCGGCCAGCGCTTCGGGGAGATGGAGGTCTGGGCGCTCGAGGCCTACGGCGCCGCGTACGCGCTCCAGGAGATCCTCACCATCAAGTCGGACGACGTCCTCGGGCGCGTGAAGGTCTACGAGGCGATCGTGAAGGGCGAGAACATCCCCGAGCCCGGCATCCCCGAGAGCTTCAAGGTGCTGATCAAGGAGATGCAGGCCCTGTGCCTGAACGTGCGGGTCATGAACGAGCTCGGTGAAGAGGTCGAGATCCGCGAGCTCGACGAGGACGCCTTCCGCACCACCGAATCGCTCGGCATCGACCTGAGCCGGCCCGAGCGCGGCACCGACGAGGAGGACGCGGCCCGGGAGCGCGAGGCCGCGCGGTACTGACCAAGACAGCAGGCGAGGACAGAAGAGGGAACCGAGTGCACGACGTCAACGAGAGCGCCAAGCTGAGCATCGCCCTCGCCACCGCGGACCAGATCCGCATGTGGTCGAACGGCGAGGTCAAGAAGCCCGAGACGATCAACTACCGGACGCTGAAGCCCGAGAAGGACGGGCTCTTCTGCGAGAAGATCTTCGGTCCCACGAAGGACTGGGAGTGCTACTGCGGGAAGTACAAGCGCGTCCGGTTCAAGGGGATCATCTGCGAGCGTTGCGGCGTCGAGGTGACCCGGTCGAAGGTGCGACGCGAGCGCATGGGCCACATCGAGCTCGCGGCGCCGGTCACCCACATCTGGTACTTCAAGGGCGTCCCGAGCCGCCTCGGGTACCTCCTCGACATCGCCCCCAAGAGCCTCGAGAAGGTCATCTACTTCGCTGCCCACCTCATCACCTGGGTCGACGAGGAGAAGCGCCACAAGGACCAGGCTGAGCTCGAGGCCGACATCCGAGCCGAGATCGCCGACGTCGAGAAGGAGCTCGAGCTGCGGCTCCGACAGCGGCTCGAGGAGTTCGAGCAGGAGGTCGCGCGGCTCGAGGAGGGCGGCGCCACCCCCCGCAAGGCGGACGTCGAGCGCCTCCAGAAGGCGCACGACAAGGACGTTGAGGAGCTCCGGGCCCGCGGCGAGGCCGAGGTCGACCACCTGAAGACGGTGTGGACCACCTTCGCCAAGCTCGCCCCCAAGCAGCTCGTCGACGACGAGCGGGTGTGGCGGGAGCTCATCGACCGCTACCAGGAGTACTTCACCGGCGGGATGGGCGCCGAGGCCGTGAAGGAGCTGATCTCGCGCCTCGACCTCCGCGAGGAGGAGCAGAGCCTGAAGGAGGTCATCGCCACCGCCAAGGGCCAGCGCAAGGCGAAGGCGATCAAGCGGCTGAAGGTCATCTCGGCGTTCAACCGCACCGACGGCGACGGACGCACGATCAACTCCCCGAACGGCATGGTCCTCGACGCGGTCCCGGTCATCCCGCCCGACCTGCGCCCGATGGTCCAGCTCGACGGCGGCCGCTTCGCGACCTCGGACCTCAACGACCTCTACCGGCGGGTCATCAACCGCAACAACCGCCTGAAGCGCCTCCTCGACCTCGGTGCGCCCGAGATCATCATCAACAACGAGAAGCGGATGCTCCAGGAGGCGGTCGACGCGCTGTTCGACAACGGCCGCCGCGGTCGTCCCGTCACCGGGCCGGGCAACCGCGCCCTGAAGTCGCTGTCCGACATGCTGAAGGGCAAGCAGGGTCGGTTCCGCCAGAACCTGCTCGGCAAGCGGGTCTACTACTCGGGCCGGTCGGTGATCGTCGTGGGCCCGCAGCTCAACCTCCAGCAGTGCGGTCTGCCGAAGCAGATGGCCCTCGAGCTCTTCAAGCCCTTCGTGATGAAGCGCCTCGTCGACCTCGAGTACGCCCAGAACATCAAGTCGGCCAAGCGCATGGTCGAGCGGGCCCGGCCCCAGGTCTGGGACGTGCTCGAGGAGGTCATCAAGGAGCACCCGGTGCTCCTGAACCGGGCCCCGACGCTGCACCGCCTCGGCATCCAGGCCTTCGAGCCGGTGCTCGTCGAGGGCAAGGCCATCCAGATTCACCCGCTCGTGTGCGCCGCGTTCAACGCCGACTTCGACGGCGACCAGATGGCGGTCCACCTGCCCCTCTCGTCCGAGGCGCAGGCCGAGGCGCGGATCCTCATGCTCTCGGCCCACAACATCCTGTCGCCCGCCCACGGACGCCCGATCGCCGTGCCGAGCCAGGACATGATCATCGGCGCCTACTACCTGAGCGAGGTGGTCGACGACGGCGCCGGCCAGGGCCGCGTCTTCTCCGGCCTCAACGAGGCCGTGCTCGCCTACGACCAGCGGCTCCTCCCGGGCTCGCCGGCCGACGCCGACGCCGAGAGCCTGTCGCTGCACGCCCGGATCAAGGTCCGGATGCCGGCGGCCAAGTTCCCCGAGGACCGGTTCCCGGAGCGGGACGAGCGGCGGAGCCCGGACTCGCCGGTCCTGCGCCGCTCGGGATCGAACGGCGACGGCACCGTCCTCGTGGAGACCACCCTGGGCCGCCTCCTGCTGAACGACGCTCTCCCGCCCGACTTCCCGTTCGTCGACCGGGCCCTGAAGAAGCGGGACCTCACGGAGATCATCGGTGAGGTCGTCGACCGCTACTCGCGGGCCGAGGTCGCTCGGACGCTCGACAACCTGAAGGACCTCGGGTTCGAGTTCGCGACCCGGGCCGGTCTCACCATCTCGATCGCCGACGTCAAGACGCCGCGCCAGAAGGCGTCGCTGCTCGAGCGCTTCGAGAGCGAGGCCGAGAAGGTGGAGCAGCAGTACGACCGCGGGATCCTGACCGACGACGAGCGTCGCCAGAAGGAGGTCGAGATCTGGACCGAGGCCACGGACGAGGTCCGGCGGGCGATGGAGGCCGAGCTGTCGGCCGAGAAGTTCAACCCCGTCGACATGATGGTCGGCTCGGGCGCCCGCGGGAACGTGATGCAGGTGCGCCAGATCGCCGGCATGCGAGGCCTGGTGGCCAACCCGCGGGGCGAGATCATCCCCCGCCCGATCAAGTCGAACTTCCGCGAGGGCCTGTCCGTCCTCGAGTACTTCATCTCCACGCACGGGGCCCGCAAGGGGCTCGCCGACACCGCGCTGCGCACCGCCGACTCCGGCTACCTCACCCGCCGGCTCGTCGACGTGGCCCAGGAGCTGATCGTCCGGGAGGACGACTGCGACACCGGCCGCGGTATCTGGGTGGAGCAGGTGACCACCGAGGCCGACGGTCGGCCGCGGCGAGAGCTCGAGACGGAGCTGCTCGGCCGCTGCCTGGCCGAGGACGTCCAGCTCGCGGACGGCACGATGGCCCGCAACACCGAGGTCCGCGAGGACGAGCTCGCCCGCCTGGCCGCCGACCCGGGTCTGACCCGGGTGCGGGTCCGCTCGGTGCTGACGTGCGACTCGATCGGCGGCGTGTGCTCGCATTGCTACGGCACCATGCTCGCGACCGGGAAGCTGGTCGACCTCGGCGAGGCGATCGGCATCATCGCGGCGCAGTCGATCGGCGAGCCGGGCACGCAGCTCACGATGCGGACGTTCCACACCGGCG
This genomic interval carries:
- a CDS encoding DNA-directed RNA polymerase subunit beta', whose translation is MHDVNESAKLSIALATADQIRMWSNGEVKKPETINYRTLKPEKDGLFCEKIFGPTKDWECYCGKYKRVRFKGIICERCGVEVTRSKVRRERMGHIELAAPVTHIWYFKGVPSRLGYLLDIAPKSLEKVIYFAAHLITWVDEEKRHKDQAELEADIRAEIADVEKELELRLRQRLEEFEQEVARLEEGGATPRKADVERLQKAHDKDVEELRARGEAEVDHLKTVWTTFAKLAPKQLVDDERVWRELIDRYQEYFTGGMGAEAVKELISRLDLREEEQSLKEVIATAKGQRKAKAIKRLKVISAFNRTDGDGRTINSPNGMVLDAVPVIPPDLRPMVQLDGGRFATSDLNDLYRRVINRNNRLKRLLDLGAPEIIINNEKRMLQEAVDALFDNGRRGRPVTGPGNRALKSLSDMLKGKQGRFRQNLLGKRVYYSGRSVIVVGPQLNLQQCGLPKQMALELFKPFVMKRLVDLEYAQNIKSAKRMVERARPQVWDVLEEVIKEHPVLLNRAPTLHRLGIQAFEPVLVEGKAIQIHPLVCAAFNADFDGDQMAVHLPLSSEAQAEARILMLSAHNILSPAHGRPIAVPSQDMIIGAYYLSEVVDDGAGQGRVFSGLNEAVLAYDQRLLPGSPADADAESLSLHARIKVRMPAAKFPEDRFPERDERRSPDSPVLRRSGSNGDGTVLVETTLGRLLLNDALPPDFPFVDRALKKRDLTEIIGEVVDRYSRAEVARTLDNLKDLGFEFATRAGLTISIADVKTPRQKASLLERFESEAEKVEQQYDRGILTDDERRQKEVEIWTEATDEVRRAMEAELSAEKFNPVDMMVGSGARGNVMQVRQIAGMRGLVANPRGEIIPRPIKSNFREGLSVLEYFISTHGARKGLADTALRTADSGYLTRRLVDVAQELIVREDDCDTGRGIWVEQVTTEADGRPRRELETELLGRCLAEDVQLADGTMARNTEVREDELARLAADPGLTRVRVRSVLTCDSIGGVCSHCYGTMLATGKLVDLGEAIGIIAAQSIGEPGTQLTMRTFHTGGVAGEDITHGLPRVVELFEARTPKGAATLAETSGVIRLAENEKGERVVLVVGDDG